A stretch of Dietzia lutea DNA encodes these proteins:
- a CDS encoding ABC transporter ATP-binding protein has product MTVSPPDLAGPAATETADRPADAKLVVDAVTVEYHTRKGTVHAVTDVSLDVPRGSTLALVGESGCGKSSLGRAMLQLPRPSSGRVMVDDTDLCALSGSSLKEARKRIQMVFQDPISSLNPRRRVRDIVAEGLEIQGVDGGREEIRRRVDAALEAVGLDPAHAGDRRPSEFSGGQCQRIALARALVLEPEVLVCDEPVSALDVSVQAQILNLLEEMKERYHLTMVFISHDLSVVHNIADRVAVMYLGMVCEVADTETLYRAPAHPYTMLLISSAPTLGGTLADTLGEDSITATSSELPSPLNPPSGCRFRTRCPRATELCAAERPPLTTITPGHQVACHHPLQENR; this is encoded by the coding sequence ATGACCGTCTCTCCCCCCGACCTCGCCGGACCGGCGGCCACCGAGACCGCGGACCGGCCCGCCGACGCCAAGCTCGTCGTCGACGCCGTCACCGTCGAGTACCACACCCGCAAGGGCACGGTGCACGCCGTCACCGACGTCTCCCTGGACGTCCCCCGCGGCTCCACGCTCGCCCTCGTCGGCGAGTCCGGCTGCGGCAAGTCCAGCCTCGGCCGCGCGATGCTGCAGCTGCCCCGCCCCTCGTCCGGGCGCGTCATGGTCGACGACACGGACCTGTGCGCACTGTCCGGTTCCTCCCTCAAGGAGGCGCGTAAGCGGATCCAGATGGTGTTCCAGGACCCCATCTCCTCGCTCAACCCGCGTCGCAGGGTGCGCGACATCGTCGCCGAGGGCCTGGAGATCCAGGGCGTCGACGGCGGCCGCGAGGAGATCCGGCGCCGCGTCGACGCCGCCCTCGAGGCGGTCGGGCTCGACCCCGCCCACGCCGGTGACCGCCGGCCGTCGGAGTTCTCCGGCGGGCAGTGCCAGCGCATCGCCCTCGCCCGCGCGCTCGTCCTGGAGCCGGAGGTGCTGGTGTGCGACGAGCCGGTCTCCGCGCTCGACGTCTCCGTGCAGGCCCAGATCCTCAATCTGCTCGAGGAGATGAAGGAGCGCTACCACCTGACGATGGTGTTCATCTCCCACGACCTGTCGGTGGTCCACAACATCGCCGACCGCGTCGCGGTGATGTACCTCGGCATGGTGTGCGAGGTCGCCGACACCGAGACCCTGTACCGGGCCCCGGCCCACCCGTACACGATGCTGCTCATCTCCTCGGCCCCCACGCTCGGCGGCACGCTCGCCGACACGCTGGGCGAGGATTCGATCACCGCGACCAGCTCCGAGCTGCCCTCGCCGCTGAACCCCCCGTCCGGTTGCAGGTTCCGCACCCGGTGCCCCCGGGCCACCGAGCTCTGCGCCGCCGAACGTCCCCCGCTCACCACCATCACGCCCGGCCACCAGGTCGCGTGCCACCACCCCCTCCAGGAGAACCGATGA
- a CDS encoding ABC transporter substrate-binding protein: MKRTTGAMAVLAAAALTLSACGGGGDETTSAAGGAEGQAPDQSERCTEDLAGGTITVGEFSMLPSFAPGQGQYGVRGGAQSAAVYDRLMVWNPEAEEFEPKLAESLEANDDNTVWTLKLRDGVTFSNGDPLTAEDVVFTVGLHQDPANRSVAMTEAMQISDVRAVDPLTAEFTLSDPWAGFPVTLAGTVGEVFPKNAYEAADPQEWSRNPIGAGAFTVGEYIPDQRTVLEPNPDYYGGPVCPTLEFIRIPGSQGTYDAFQTGEVQVGFLRGAKFVTMAQNDGVRGFEEIISSGSVLNMNSGKAGYDGILTDERARQAVAAAIDRDLWNQRLYDGEGQPTSALVADSSRLYDGQEGPAYDVEKAKSLVAELKADRPDWNGELRMLISDGPENVEAGVIAKAMLDAAGFNVVIDNAPVSQVTARQFTGDYEIVIGGLATTDADPAAAFASGMLPGGATNLSGIDDPELTAAVTELKAAGDLDAQKAALTRLQEVFNEVQPFTVIANAEQYVAVADTVGGVTPTLSSTVLYDGAFVRE; this comes from the coding sequence ATGAAGCGCACCACCGGCGCAATGGCCGTACTCGCGGCCGCCGCCCTCACCCTGTCCGCGTGTGGCGGAGGCGGCGACGAGACCACCTCCGCCGCCGGCGGCGCCGAGGGCCAGGCGCCCGACCAGTCCGAGCGCTGCACCGAGGATTTGGCCGGCGGCACGATCACGGTCGGCGAGTTCTCCATGCTCCCGTCCTTCGCGCCCGGCCAGGGCCAGTACGGCGTCCGTGGCGGCGCCCAGTCGGCGGCCGTCTACGACCGGTTGATGGTGTGGAACCCCGAGGCCGAAGAGTTCGAGCCCAAGCTCGCCGAGTCCCTCGAGGCCAACGACGACAACACCGTGTGGACCCTCAAGCTCCGCGACGGCGTCACCTTCTCCAACGGCGACCCGCTCACCGCGGAGGACGTCGTGTTCACCGTCGGCCTGCACCAGGACCCCGCCAACCGATCGGTCGCGATGACCGAGGCGATGCAGATCTCCGATGTCCGCGCCGTGGACCCGCTCACCGCGGAGTTCACGCTCTCCGACCCGTGGGCCGGGTTCCCCGTGACCCTCGCCGGCACCGTCGGCGAGGTGTTCCCCAAGAACGCCTACGAGGCCGCCGACCCGCAGGAGTGGTCGCGCAACCCGATCGGCGCCGGCGCGTTCACCGTCGGCGAGTACATCCCCGATCAGCGGACCGTGCTCGAGCCCAACCCGGACTACTACGGCGGGCCCGTCTGCCCGACCCTGGAGTTCATCCGTATCCCCGGTTCACAGGGCACGTACGACGCGTTCCAGACCGGCGAGGTCCAGGTGGGCTTCCTGCGCGGCGCCAAGTTCGTCACCATGGCCCAGAACGACGGCGTCCGCGGCTTCGAGGAGATCATCAGCTCCGGCTCGGTGCTCAACATGAACTCCGGCAAGGCCGGCTACGACGGCATTCTCACCGACGAGCGCGCCCGCCAGGCCGTCGCCGCGGCCATCGACCGGGACCTGTGGAACCAGCGCCTCTACGACGGCGAGGGCCAGCCGACCTCCGCGCTGGTCGCCGACTCGTCCCGCCTGTACGACGGCCAGGAGGGTCCCGCGTACGACGTCGAGAAGGCCAAGTCCCTGGTGGCCGAGCTCAAGGCCGACCGTCCCGACTGGAACGGCGAGCTGCGCATGCTCATCTCCGACGGCCCCGAGAACGTCGAAGCCGGCGTGATCGCCAAGGCGATGCTGGACGCGGCCGGGTTCAACGTCGTGATCGACAACGCCCCCGTCTCGCAGGTCACCGCGCGTCAGTTCACGGGTGACTACGAGATCGTGATCGGCGGCCTGGCCACCACGGACGCCGATCCTGCGGCCGCCTTCGCCAGCGGCATGCTCCCGGGCGGCGCGACCAACCTCTCGGGCATCGACGACCCCGAGCTCACCGCCGCGGTGACCGAGCTCAAGGCCGCCGGCGACCTCGACGCCCAGAAGGCCGCGCTCACGCGCCTGCAGGAGGTGTTCAACGAAGTGCAGCCGTTCACGGTGATCGCCAACGCCGAGCAGTACGTGGCGGTGGCCGACACGGTCGGCGGCGTCACCCCGACGCTGTCCTCGACCGTCCTCTACGACGGGGCCTTCGTCCGGGAGTGA
- a CDS encoding ABC transporter substrate-binding protein, whose protein sequence is MTRATSALAVLAATTLALTACGGGGSDPAANASGASAPDQSERCTEERVGGTITMGEYAMLPSFAPGQGMFGVRGATESAAVYDRLMQWNPETAEFEPKLAESLESAEDNTVWTLKLRDGVTFSNGDPLTAEDVAFTIDLHKDPATVSNAMTDAMQVEQTRVVDPLTVEFTLAEPWAGFPILLAGAGGEVIPKNAYEAADPQEWARNPIGAGAFTVAEYVPDQELVLEPNPDYYGGPVCPTLKFIRIPGSQGTYEAFQTDEVQVGFLRGAKTVTAAQDAGDKGFETITSAGSIVNLNAGNAGYDGVLTDERARQAFAKALDRELIDQRLTGGLGQPTSAIIAESSRFYDGQQGPQFNVEEATALLDEVKADRPDWNGELTLLVADSPENMESGVAVKALLDAAGFNVTIQSAPVAQVVARQFTGDFEAVIGGLSPSDADPASTFASAMTPGGSLNIPGVDDSELTEAVTAFKAAADLDAQKAALTELQEVYNRVVPFAVLANAQEYVVVDDSVRGVSPTLHGTVLFDGAFVEE, encoded by the coding sequence ATGACCCGCGCCACCAGCGCTCTGGCCGTCCTCGCCGCGACCACGCTCGCCCTCACCGCCTGCGGAGGTGGCGGATCCGACCCCGCCGCGAACGCCTCCGGCGCCTCTGCCCCGGACCAGTCCGAGCGGTGCACCGAGGAGCGGGTCGGCGGCACGATCACCATGGGCGAGTACGCGATGCTGCCGTCCTTCGCGCCCGGCCAGGGCATGTTCGGCGTCCGCGGGGCCACCGAGTCGGCGGCCGTCTACGACCGTCTGATGCAGTGGAACCCCGAGACCGCGGAGTTCGAGCCCAAGCTCGCCGAGTCGCTGGAGTCCGCCGAGGACAACACCGTGTGGACGCTCAAGCTGCGCGACGGGGTGACCTTCTCCAACGGCGACCCGCTCACCGCCGAGGACGTGGCCTTCACGATCGACCTGCACAAGGACCCCGCGACGGTGTCCAACGCGATGACCGACGCGATGCAGGTCGAGCAGACGCGTGTCGTGGACCCGCTCACCGTGGAGTTCACCCTGGCCGAACCGTGGGCCGGCTTCCCGATCCTGCTGGCCGGTGCCGGCGGCGAGGTCATCCCGAAGAACGCGTACGAGGCCGCCGACCCGCAGGAGTGGGCGCGCAACCCCATCGGCGCGGGCGCGTTCACCGTGGCCGAATACGTCCCGGACCAGGAGCTGGTGCTCGAGCCCAACCCGGACTACTACGGCGGGCCGGTCTGCCCGACTCTGAAGTTCATCCGCATCCCCGGCTCGCAGGGCACCTACGAGGCCTTCCAGACCGACGAGGTGCAGGTCGGATTCCTGCGCGGCGCCAAGACCGTCACCGCCGCCCAGGACGCGGGCGACAAGGGCTTCGAGACGATCACCAGCGCCGGCTCGATCGTCAACCTCAACGCGGGCAACGCCGGCTACGACGGGGTCCTCACCGACGAGCGGGCCCGCCAGGCGTTCGCCAAGGCGCTGGACCGCGAGCTCATCGACCAGCGCCTCACCGGCGGACTGGGTCAGCCCACCTCCGCGATCATCGCCGAGTCGTCGCGCTTCTACGACGGCCAGCAGGGGCCGCAGTTTAACGTCGAGGAGGCCACCGCGCTGCTCGACGAGGTCAAGGCGGACCGCCCGGACTGGAACGGTGAGCTCACCCTGCTCGTCGCCGACAGCCCGGAGAACATGGAGTCCGGTGTGGCCGTCAAGGCCCTGCTCGACGCGGCCGGTTTCAACGTCACCATCCAGAGCGCGCCCGTCGCCCAGGTCGTCGCGCGCCAGTTCACGGGCGACTTCGAGGCCGTCATCGGCGGTCTGTCCCCCTCGGACGCCGACCCGGCCTCGACGTTCGCCAGTGCCATGACCCCCGGTGGCTCGCTCAACATCCCGGGCGTCGACGATTCCGAGCTCACCGAGGCCGTCACCGCGTTCAAGGCGGCCGCCGACCTCGACGCGCAGAAGGCCGCGCTGACCGAGCTGCAGGAGGTCTACAACCGCGTGGTGCCGTTCGCGGTGCTGGCCAACGCGCAGGAGTACGTCGTGGTCGACGACTCCGTCCGCGGTGTCTCGCCGACCCTGCACGGCACGGTGCTGTTCGACGGCGCGTTCGTCGAGGAGTGA
- a CDS encoding amidase, which produces MTDTPAATGGTDTPVAPGGSDAAGRDALARDTPGRDALALAADIASGATSAAEVLEDAIARIEALDPQLNAMVATRFDAARAEVEAGLPDGPLRGVPIVIKALGTDVAGLPAADGSRLFADVVADVDSTVVQRYKAAGMVVLGTTNVPEMGKTTTTESLLHGPCRNPWDTAHSTGGSSGGSAAAVASGMVPVAHGTDGGGSIRIPAAMCGLVGLKPSRGRVPTWPHPDALSSPLSYHHALTTSVRDSAALLDAVAGHRPGDAYGAPTPPRPFLDEVDADPGRLRVGMLRVAPGPFPTDPACTAAVDRTAALLGELGHEVREAEIGLDVMEVMSAVGAIMGAQLRATIDARLAALGRELDDDDIEPWTKVILDNAMTHSAPDVARALQTAHRTGWRVAQQFGPDGVDLLMLPTLPTATPELGYLDVTDPESMWTRSSAFSVCTSMFNLSGQPAISLPLGADDRGLPVGVQLVADYAREDLLLRLAGQLEVAAPWQRVAPGYAGW; this is translated from the coding sequence ATGACCGACACCCCCGCCGCCACCGGCGGCACCGACACCCCCGTCGCCCCGGGCGGCTCCGATGCAGCCGGCCGCGACGCGCTCGCCCGCGACACCCCCGGCCGCGACGCGCTCGCCCTGGCCGCCGACATCGCCTCCGGCGCCACCTCCGCCGCCGAGGTGCTCGAGGACGCCATCGCCCGCATCGAGGCCCTCGACCCGCAGCTGAACGCGATGGTCGCCACGCGCTTCGACGCCGCGCGCGCCGAGGTCGAGGCCGGGCTCCCCGACGGGCCGTTGCGCGGCGTGCCGATCGTCATCAAGGCCCTCGGCACCGACGTGGCCGGCCTGCCCGCCGCCGACGGCTCGCGGCTGTTCGCCGACGTCGTGGCCGACGTGGACAGCACCGTGGTCCAGCGCTACAAGGCCGCCGGCATGGTGGTGCTCGGCACGACCAACGTGCCCGAGATGGGCAAGACCACCACCACCGAGTCGCTCCTGCACGGCCCGTGCCGCAACCCGTGGGACACCGCGCACTCCACCGGCGGGTCGAGTGGCGGATCGGCGGCGGCCGTGGCCTCGGGCATGGTCCCGGTCGCCCACGGCACCGACGGCGGCGGCTCCATCCGCATCCCCGCCGCCATGTGTGGGCTCGTGGGGCTCAAGCCGAGCCGCGGCCGCGTGCCCACGTGGCCGCACCCCGACGCGCTGTCCTCACCCTTGTCCTACCACCACGCTCTGACAACGAGCGTCCGCGACAGCGCCGCACTGCTCGACGCCGTGGCCGGCCACCGCCCCGGCGACGCCTACGGGGCCCCCACGCCGCCGCGCCCCTTCCTCGACGAGGTCGACGCCGACCCCGGCCGCCTCCGCGTGGGGATGCTGCGTGTCGCGCCCGGACCATTCCCCACCGACCCCGCGTGCACCGCCGCCGTCGACCGCACCGCCGCGCTCCTGGGGGAGCTGGGCCACGAGGTGCGCGAGGCGGAGATCGGCCTGGACGTCATGGAGGTGATGTCGGCGGTGGGTGCCATCATGGGCGCCCAGCTGCGCGCCACCATCGACGCGCGGCTCGCCGCGCTGGGGAGGGAGCTCGACGACGACGACATCGAGCCCTGGACCAAGGTGATCCTCGACAACGCCATGACCCACTCCGCGCCCGACGTCGCGCGGGCCCTGCAGACCGCCCACCGGACCGGCTGGCGCGTGGCCCAGCAGTTCGGGCCGGACGGCGTGGACCTGCTGATGTTGCCGACACTGCCCACGGCCACCCCGGAGTTGGGCTACCTCGACGTGACGGATCCGGAGTCGATGTGGACCCGGTCCTCGGCGTTCTCCGTGTGCACCAGCATGTTCAACCTGTCCGGGCAGCCGGCGATCTCGCTGCCCCTCGGCGCCGACGACCGCGGCCTGCCCGTGGGCGTGCAGCTGGTCGCCGACTACGCGCGCGAGGACCTGCTGCTGAGGCTGGCCGGGCAGCTCGAGGTCGCCGCGCCCTGGCAGCGCGTGGCGCCCGGGTACGCGGGGTGGTGA
- a CDS encoding SDR family NAD(P)-dependent oxidoreductase, whose amino-acid sequence MTDTPQNPAPQDAGGSAPQQPAPQDTAARLAGKVAIVTGGGQGVGRGISLGLAESGAAVLLVGRKMHKLERVAEEIRSAGGTAECLAADIIAEDAPETIISTAVERLGGVDILVNNANMAMPLPLSDYPDDDFRTAFEGGPRVTLSLMKLARPEMAKRGGGTVINLVTSAAVRWDAANYGIYAAVKEAVRALTRAAAYEWAADGIRALNVAPHAHSPGLDWWMDNNPEEAAEFIAGIPAGRVGDPVADIGRPVAWLCSGEASYLTGATIPLDGGQSRWG is encoded by the coding sequence ATGACCGACACCCCCCAGAACCCCGCACCCCAGGACGCCGGCGGCAGCGCGCCCCAGCAGCCCGCGCCGCAGGACACCGCGGCCCGCCTGGCCGGCAAGGTCGCCATCGTCACCGGCGGCGGGCAGGGCGTGGGCCGCGGCATCTCGCTCGGCCTCGCCGAGTCCGGCGCCGCCGTGCTGCTCGTCGGCCGCAAGATGCACAAGCTCGAGCGCGTCGCGGAGGAGATCCGCTCCGCCGGCGGCACCGCCGAATGCCTGGCCGCCGACATCATCGCCGAGGACGCCCCCGAGACCATCATCTCCACGGCGGTGGAGCGTCTCGGCGGCGTCGACATCCTCGTCAACAACGCCAACATGGCCATGCCTCTACCGCTGTCGGACTACCCGGACGACGACTTCCGCACCGCCTTCGAGGGCGGCCCCCGCGTCACGCTGAGCCTCATGAAGCTCGCCCGCCCCGAGATGGCCAAGCGCGGCGGCGGCACCGTCATCAACCTCGTCACCTCCGCCGCCGTGCGCTGGGACGCCGCCAACTACGGCATCTACGCCGCGGTGAAGGAGGCCGTCCGCGCCCTGACCCGCGCCGCCGCCTACGAATGGGCCGCCGACGGCATCCGCGCCCTCAACGTGGCGCCCCACGCCCACAGCCCCGGTCTCGACTGGTGGATGGACAACAACCCGGAGGAGGCCGCCGAGTTCATCGCCGGCATCCCCGCCGGCCGGGTGGGGGACCCCGTCGCCGACATCGGCCGCCCCGTCGCCTGGCTCTGCTCCGGCGAGGCCTCGTATCTGACCGGCGCGACCATCCCGCTCGACGGCGGGCAGTCGCGCTGGGGCTGA
- a CDS encoding sulfite exporter TauE/SafE family protein → MDLIVIAALCVAAASVIGGATGFGTSLIATPLMLTVGIGLAETVVVNLVVALIARVGVTVQLREHIDWRRVAVLGAASVPGAWLGVQTVTLLPDQHLKPAAGAVTILCGLAMALPTRHGAGPPSAAITAAVGAIGGYFSTTTSLNGPPVVLLLGRAKIPPMSFIADLAGYFVITSIVSLALLWAGTGIDLPGLWPLLAACVVAGVTANQLGIAIARRLPTHLFRSAVIVLVVIAGLLTIVTA, encoded by the coding sequence GTGGACCTGATCGTCATCGCCGCGCTGTGTGTGGCCGCCGCCTCGGTGATCGGCGGCGCCACCGGGTTCGGCACCTCGCTCATCGCCACGCCGCTCATGCTCACCGTGGGCATCGGCCTCGCGGAGACGGTGGTGGTCAACCTGGTCGTCGCGCTCATCGCCCGCGTGGGCGTCACCGTGCAGTTGCGCGAGCACATCGACTGGCGGCGCGTCGCCGTACTGGGCGCGGCGTCCGTGCCCGGGGCCTGGCTCGGCGTGCAGACCGTCACGCTGCTCCCGGATCAGCACCTCAAGCCGGCCGCCGGCGCGGTCACCATCCTGTGCGGACTCGCCATGGCGCTGCCCACGAGGCACGGGGCCGGGCCGCCGTCGGCGGCGATCACCGCCGCGGTCGGCGCGATCGGCGGGTACTTCTCCACCACCACCTCGCTGAACGGCCCACCCGTCGTCCTGCTGCTGGGCCGCGCGAAGATCCCGCCGATGAGCTTCATCGCGGACCTCGCCGGCTATTTCGTCATCACGAGCATCGTCTCGCTCGCGTTGCTGTGGGCGGGCACGGGGATCGACCTGCCCGGCCTGTGGCCGCTGCTCGCGGCGTGCGTCGTCGCGGGGGTCACGGCCAACCAGCTGGGTATCGCGATCGCCCGACGCCTGCCCACCCACCTGTTCCGCTCGGCCGTGATCGTCCTCGTGGTGATCGCCGGCCTGCTCACCATCGTCACGGCGTGA
- a CDS encoding nuclear transport factor 2 family protein: protein MTTTDRRDDIDAIKALKYRYLRCVDLRLWDELAQTLAPEVTASYGKRLSYTGRDEVVAGLQKQMTDGVITEHQAHHPEIEIDGDTAAGRWYLQDRVIVPEYDTFIFGSAFYDDAYARVDGRWVITRTGYKRTYEAMINLKDVPSFRLNDNHLAPADEK from the coding sequence ATGACCACCACCGACCGCCGCGACGACATCGACGCCATCAAGGCCCTCAAGTACCGCTACCTGCGCTGCGTCGACCTCCGGCTGTGGGACGAGCTCGCCCAGACCCTCGCGCCCGAGGTCACCGCGTCATACGGCAAGCGCCTGAGCTACACCGGCCGCGACGAGGTCGTGGCCGGGCTGCAGAAGCAGATGACCGACGGTGTCATCACCGAGCACCAGGCCCACCACCCCGAGATCGAGATCGACGGCGACACCGCCGCCGGCCGCTGGTACCTGCAGGACCGCGTGATCGTGCCCGAGTACGACACCTTCATCTTCGGCAGCGCCTTCTACGACGACGCCTACGCCCGCGTCGACGGCCGCTGGGTCATCACCCGCACCGGCTACAAGCGCACCTATGAGGCCATGATCAACCTCAAGGACGTGCCGAGCTTCCGGCTCAACGACAACCACCTGGCCCCCGCCGACGAGAAGTGA
- a CDS encoding TetR/AcrR family transcriptional regulator has translation METGKNAAAARPTGRDEVRSAVLREARRLLSERGPHVPLRDIADAAQVNLGLIHRHIGRKDALITAVMQDAVRFGAARLENLDDAGEAVRGMLLGASSHPEISRLLAWLALDREAAFPPMLDPSQRPAAALRRMTSPPPAGDVELLLVFTAVYGWPVLRGALLDALDIPESERDGIDERLAELLARVVTGER, from the coding sequence ATGGAAACCGGGAAGAACGCCGCCGCTGCCCGCCCGACTGGTCGCGACGAGGTCCGCTCGGCGGTCCTGCGCGAAGCCCGTCGACTGCTGTCGGAGCGCGGGCCGCACGTCCCGCTGCGTGACATCGCGGATGCCGCGCAGGTGAACCTCGGGCTCATCCACCGGCACATCGGTCGCAAGGACGCGCTGATCACGGCGGTGATGCAGGACGCGGTCCGGTTCGGCGCGGCGCGGCTGGAGAATCTCGACGACGCGGGCGAGGCCGTGCGCGGGATGCTGCTCGGCGCCTCGTCGCACCCGGAGATCAGTCGACTGTTGGCGTGGCTGGCGTTGGACCGCGAGGCCGCGTTCCCGCCGATGCTCGACCCCTCGCAGCGACCGGCCGCCGCGTTGCGCCGGATGACCTCTCCCCCGCCGGCCGGTGACGTCGAGCTGCTGCTGGTGTTCACGGCCGTCTACGGGTGGCCGGTGTTGCGCGGGGCCCTGCTCGACGCGCTCGACATCCCCGAGTCCGAGCGCGACGGAATCGACGAGCGCCTCGCTGAGCTGCTGGCCAGGGTCGTCACCGGCGAGCGCTGA
- a CDS encoding DUF4389 domain-containing protein, whose product MVYPERLSRGLVLIKWWLLILPHLFVTALITGGWVALATASRNGDGVSWSFTLLGLLVLIAAIGLLFTGSYPPGLFALNVGLNRWVYRVASYSLLLRDEYPPFRLDQGPEEPAPDRLSARR is encoded by the coding sequence GTGGTCTACCCCGAGCGACTGTCGCGCGGCCTGGTGCTGATCAAGTGGTGGCTCCTGATCCTGCCGCACCTGTTCGTCACCGCCCTCATCACCGGCGGCTGGGTGGCACTCGCCACCGCCTCGAGGAACGGCGACGGGGTCTCCTGGAGCTTCACCCTGCTCGGGTTGCTCGTGCTCATCGCCGCGATCGGCCTGCTGTTCACCGGCAGCTACCCGCCGGGTCTGTTCGCGCTCAACGTGGGCCTGAACCGCTGGGTGTACCGGGTGGCGTCGTACAGCCTGCTCCTGCGCGACGAGTACCCGCCGTTCCGCCTCGACCAGGGGCCGGAGGAGCCTGCGCCGGACAGGCTCAGCGCTCGCCGGTGA